The Candidatus Hydrogenedentota bacterium region GGAAGTGAACTTCCTTCGCCTCCGCGACGACCGCATCGCCTTGTTCTATTGTCAGAAGAACACCGAGAGCACCGACTGCCGCGTGATGATGCGCAGTTCTGCTGACGAGGGCAAGACGTGGGTGAATCCCAAACAGCTCAGCCCCGAAGCCAAGTACACGGGGCTCACCAATGGCCGTTCCATCCGGCTCGCGTCGGGCCGGATACTCCTGGAAGCCTGGGAGGGCGGCGATAGTTACTGCTACCTTTCGGACGATGACGGCGAGACGTGGCGCGCCTCGCAACGGGTAAAACCCGGCGATGGCTGCTGGGAGCCCGCGTGCATCGAGCTCAAGGACGACCGCGTCTTGATGCTTATGCGGACCCAGCTGGGCGGACAGTACCAGAGCTTTTCGAGCGACGGCGGCGAGACCTGGAGCAGTCCTGAGCCGACCGCGCTGGCCGGCACGGCCGCGCCGGTCTCGGTCAGCCGCATTCCCACGACGGGCCATCTTCTGGCGATCTGGAATCACAACCCCGGGGCGTCGAGCCGGAATCCGCTCACCGCGGCCGTCTCGAAGGATGAGGCGAAGACCTGGGAAGGTTTCCGCAACATCGAGGAGGGACCCGGCGACGCCTGGGCGTATCCCGCGGTTACGTGGATCAACGA contains the following coding sequences:
- a CDS encoding sialidase family protein — encoded protein: MGSSLVCMIVALGSMVTAADESPFHLVVAPVGPQNPRNSEADIIPLKDGSLLLGWTEFYAGSGADHGPARISGKLSTDGGRSWGEKFTLVENDGGCNVMEVNFLRLRDDRIALFYCQKNTESTDCRVMMRSSADEGKTWVNPKQLSPEAKYTGLTNGRSIRLASGRILLEAWEGGDSYCYLSDDDGETWRASQRVKPGDGCWEPACIELKDDRVLMLMRTQLGGQYQSFSSDGGETWSSPEPTALAGTAAPVSVSRIPTTGHLLAIWNHNPGASSRNPLTAAVSKDEAKTWEGFRNIEEGPGDAWAYPAVTWINDQAYLTYFNYTGGLSLQFKILPAAWFYE